One stretch of Candidatus Saccharibacteria bacterium oral taxon 488 DNA includes these proteins:
- a CDS encoding L-lactate dehydrogenase yields the protein MNKQKLVIVGAGGMVGATAAYACALRSVVEEIVLIDRNPDLAWGQAADINDAMGIDRCVVVRPGSYDDIKTDDIVVITAGAPQQPGQTRLELLGVNAEIMRGTVRNIMRNGARPYILVVSNPVDALTYVALKESGLPKGRVFGTGTTLDTSRLKSYIADQLDVHSREVDAYILGEHGDSSFATIESAQVGEVPLADYPGFKPAMVDGIEEKIRQRAYRVIETKRSTYYAIGFVISKIVSALRSSSRSVYPVCSLVEGEYGLHDVVLGLPSTICADGVKILTGYPLNEREQAALRHSAEVVTEAIRSLE from the coding sequence ATGAATAAACAGAAGTTGGTGATCGTCGGTGCGGGTGGCATGGTCGGTGCGACGGCGGCGTACGCCTGTGCACTGCGGAGTGTAGTTGAGGAAATTGTGTTGATCGACCGCAACCCTGACTTGGCGTGGGGGCAGGCGGCTGATATCAATGACGCAATGGGAATTGATCGGTGTGTTGTGGTGCGGCCAGGCAGTTATGACGATATCAAGACTGATGATATCGTGGTTATCACCGCTGGTGCGCCGCAGCAGCCGGGGCAGACACGATTGGAGTTACTTGGCGTGAACGCTGAGATTATGCGTGGGACAGTGAGAAATATTATGAGAAACGGTGCCCGTCCGTATATCCTTGTAGTGTCGAATCCGGTCGATGCATTAACGTATGTGGCGCTGAAGGAATCGGGCTTGCCAAAGGGTCGGGTGTTTGGTACCGGAACGACGCTCGATACGTCGCGGCTTAAGTCGTATATCGCGGATCAGCTAGATGTACATAGTCGAGAGGTTGATGCCTATATTTTAGGGGAGCATGGTGATTCATCATTTGCGACAATTGAATCAGCGCAAGTCGGTGAGGTACCACTTGCTGATTATCCGGGATTTAAGCCAGCGATGGTCGACGGTATTGAGGAGAAAATTCGTCAGCGGGCATACCGGGTGATCGAGACCAAGCGGTCGACGTATTATGCAATTGGTTTCGTTATTTCCAAGATTGTCTCGGCACTACGCTCATCGTCGCGTTCAGTATATCCAGTTTGCTCACTGGTTGAGGGCGAGTATGGACTGCACGATGTAGTGCTTGGCCTACCGTCAACGATTTGTGCAGATGGTGTGAAGATCTTGACTGGATATCCGCTTAATGAGCGCGAGCAGGCGGCGCTACGTCATTCGGCCGAAGTGGTAACGGAGGCAATTCGTAGTTTAGAGTAA
- a CDS encoding uracil-DNA glycosylase family protein yields MTRPLLYDEIDQDSMNASFHARGWPPVYTASPCSRIVLVGQAPGRIAQETRTPWNDASGRTLRQWLGVTDEQFYDPSLFALMPMDFYYPGKAAHGDLPPRPEFAKKWHPRLLAQMPDVRLTILVGAHAQQYYLNKQAKRNLTETVAHYMEYLPHYFPLVHPSPLNFRWRARNPWFEMNVIPILSKMVKELAQ; encoded by the coding sequence ATGACTAGGCCGTTGCTGTATGATGAAATCGATCAAGATAGTATGAATGCTTCGTTTCATGCTCGTGGTTGGCCGCCAGTCTATACCGCTTCGCCCTGCTCACGTATCGTGCTGGTTGGTCAGGCGCCGGGACGAATAGCGCAGGAAACACGCACGCCATGGAATGATGCCAGTGGTCGCACATTGCGTCAGTGGCTGGGGGTTACCGATGAACAATTTTATGATCCTAGTTTGTTTGCTCTAATGCCAATGGATTTTTATTATCCAGGTAAGGCTGCGCATGGTGATTTACCGCCGCGACCGGAGTTTGCCAAAAAGTGGCATCCACGGCTGCTAGCACAGATGCCGGATGTGAGGCTGACGATTTTAGTCGGTGCTCATGCTCAGCAATACTATCTCAACAAACAGGCGAAGCGCAACCTGACCGAAACAGTCGCGCATTATATGGAGTATCTGCCTCATTATTTTCCACTTGTCCATCCATCACCGCTTAACTTCCGCTGGCGGGCGCGCAATCCATGGTTCGAAATGAACGTCATTCCGATTCTGTCTAAGATGGTCAAAGAATTAGCACAGTAG
- the glmS gene encoding glutamine--fructose-6-phosphate transaminase (isomerizing) → MCGIVGYIGEREAQNILVAELKRLEYRGYDSAGIITLSDSATPTLLRTKGKVAALEELVGQHKTSDTVGIGHTRWATHGEPSKRNAHPHHVGDIYLVHNGIIENYQDLKTMLSGHEYEFKSDTDSEVLAALIDYLRRDSPDLLTAVTGALKMVVGAYGIAVLDTMNPEEIIVARQGSPLIIGVGDGETYIASDASALVGYTNQVVYLHDGEIGRCTRDGLELQTIESRKLDVKIEMLDMDMQAIQKQGFDHFLAKEIYEQPTSLTSTLAGRVLPEQKYARLGGLNMSDDELRHVKHVIIVGCGTAYFAGVQASYFIEQLTDDVTISVEIASELRYRAFNVPEHSVAMIVSQSGETADTLACLNELKRRGVKCLGVVNAVGSTIARAVDGGVYLHVGAEISVASTKAFTSQVAALTIFGIMLANAKGTNPQFIDEFVQELAILPSEIQKVLDKQGAEIPSIARAYADYNHALYIGRDTLYPIAMEGALKLKEVSYIHAEAYAAGELKHGPIALIDDHFFEVCYIQDNWLYEKSQSNLIEMNTRGAHAIVITDTTKKVPGETVIRVVTKLSHLTPLLFNVVSQLLAYHVAVKRGHDVDQPRNLAKSVTVE, encoded by the coding sequence ATGTGTGGAATTGTTGGCTATATCGGTGAGCGCGAGGCGCAGAATATCCTTGTCGCTGAACTAAAGCGGCTCGAGTACCGCGGCTATGACAGCGCCGGAATTATCACCCTGTCGGATTCTGCTACACCAACCCTGCTGCGTACCAAAGGCAAGGTAGCAGCACTGGAAGAGCTCGTCGGACAACATAAGACGAGTGATACGGTCGGCATCGGACACACCCGCTGGGCAACGCATGGTGAACCAAGTAAACGCAATGCCCATCCACACCACGTCGGTGATATTTACTTGGTACATAATGGTATTATCGAGAACTACCAAGACCTTAAAACGATGCTTTCTGGTCATGAGTACGAATTTAAGAGTGATACTGATAGCGAGGTACTGGCAGCCCTGATTGACTATCTGCGGCGCGACTCACCAGATTTACTGACAGCGGTCACTGGTGCATTGAAAATGGTCGTTGGAGCATATGGCATCGCAGTGCTTGATACCATGAACCCCGAAGAAATTATTGTGGCTCGCCAAGGTAGCCCGCTAATCATTGGTGTCGGAGACGGCGAAACGTATATCGCTAGTGATGCTTCGGCGCTGGTTGGCTACACCAATCAAGTAGTGTATCTACACGATGGTGAAATTGGCCGCTGTACTCGCGATGGGTTAGAGTTACAAACGATTGAATCACGAAAGCTTGATGTCAAGATCGAAATGCTCGACATGGATATGCAGGCGATTCAGAAGCAAGGCTTTGACCATTTCCTCGCCAAAGAAATTTACGAACAGCCAACCAGCCTCACCTCCACCCTGGCTGGCCGCGTACTGCCTGAACAGAAATATGCGCGCCTCGGCGGTCTCAACATGAGCGATGATGAACTGCGCCACGTTAAACATGTCATCATCGTTGGCTGCGGCACTGCCTACTTTGCTGGTGTGCAAGCCAGCTACTTTATCGAGCAGCTAACTGATGACGTAACCATCAGTGTCGAGATTGCCAGTGAGCTACGCTACCGCGCATTCAACGTACCTGAACACTCGGTCGCTATGATTGTTAGCCAGAGTGGCGAAACGGCCGACACCCTTGCCTGCCTGAATGAATTGAAGCGACGTGGCGTTAAATGCCTCGGCGTCGTCAATGCCGTCGGCAGTACAATCGCCCGAGCGGTTGATGGCGGCGTGTACTTGCACGTTGGCGCCGAGATTAGTGTCGCCAGCACCAAGGCCTTTACCTCACAGGTTGCTGCTCTGACGATCTTTGGTATTATGCTCGCCAATGCCAAGGGTACCAACCCACAATTTATTGATGAATTTGTGCAAGAATTAGCGATACTACCAAGTGAGATCCAAAAAGTCCTTGATAAACAAGGTGCCGAGATACCTTCCATCGCTAGGGCATATGCTGATTACAATCACGCACTCTACATCGGCCGCGATACGCTTTATCCGATTGCCATGGAGGGTGCACTGAAACTTAAAGAAGTAAGTTACATTCACGCCGAAGCGTATGCCGCCGGTGAGCTGAAACACGGTCCGATCGCCCTGATTGATGACCATTTCTTTGAAGTCTGCTATATCCAAGACAATTGGTTATACGAAAAATCCCAGAGCAACTTGATCGAGATGAATACTCGCGGTGCTCACGCCATTGTCATCACCGACACGACGAAAAAGGTGCCGGGCGAAACGGTGATCCGTGTCGTAACGAAGCTATCGCACCTCACGCCACTTCTGTTCAATGTCGTGTCGCAACTCCTAGCCTATCACGTGGCTGTCAAGCGCGGTCATGACGTCGATCAGCCACGCAACCTCGCAAAGAGCGTGACGGTCGAATAG
- a CDS encoding ABC transporter ATP-binding protein encodes MRQQHAKTTLQLLWRASRPYKWRRNLALITATLTLAVGTIVGPLIIAQLLDMIQHGQLQTDSVWTLVIFYGISQLWSEIIGWRIVLYLMWTLETIMQRDIANKVFAKLSGETMFFHSNKFGGSLVSQNSKLSSCVERFWDELVWAVLPLVISLTGSIVILSMLLWQYALFLFMFSIIFGVAVFFGSRPMAKLSRREAEASNKVSGNLADMVSNVLAVKSSGAEKIEQQRFDTTNRAWRKASLATMRGFLTVSSVYSTINTSIRIGAIVFAIYAAQHNIVSVAAVYLIITYTSSVARELWNMNSIMRNYNRIIGDAHEMVEILHTPTSLVDKSDKKLHVDRGVIDFDAVTFTHDEGKGAMLFRNFSLHITPGEKVGLVGSSGSGKTTLTKLLLRFADIDSGTITIDGQDIAEVTQSSLRSQIAYVPQEPLLFHRSVRENIAYGKANATDAEIEQAAKKAGAYDFIIKLQDGFDTLVGERGVKLSGGQRQRIAIARAIVKDAPILVLDEATSALDSESEVLIQKSLKTLMKNRTSIVIAHRLSTIAKLDRIIVMHDGKIVEDGSHDQLLKHGGHYAKLWQHQSGGFIDA; translated from the coding sequence TTGCGACAACAACACGCAAAAACAACATTACAATTACTATGGCGAGCATCACGTCCATACAAATGGCGGCGCAACCTTGCTCTCATCACAGCGACACTAACCTTAGCAGTAGGCACAATTGTCGGGCCACTGATTATCGCACAGCTCCTGGATATGATTCAACATGGTCAGCTGCAGACTGACTCTGTGTGGACATTGGTAATTTTCTATGGCATAAGTCAGCTATGGTCAGAGATTATTGGGTGGCGGATAGTACTATATTTGATGTGGACGCTAGAAACCATTATGCAGCGCGACATCGCAAACAAGGTATTCGCTAAGCTATCTGGCGAGACCATGTTTTTCCACTCCAACAAATTTGGCGGCTCGCTCGTCAGCCAAAACAGCAAGCTCAGTAGCTGTGTTGAGCGGTTTTGGGATGAGCTAGTGTGGGCAGTGCTGCCGCTAGTCATCTCACTCACCGGATCAATTGTCATTCTGTCGATGTTACTCTGGCAATACGCACTCTTTCTATTCATGTTCTCAATCATCTTTGGTGTAGCCGTCTTCTTTGGATCGCGTCCGATGGCTAAATTAAGTAGGCGCGAAGCGGAGGCTAGCAACAAGGTAAGCGGCAACCTCGCTGACATGGTGTCAAATGTGCTTGCCGTTAAATCATCTGGCGCTGAAAAAATCGAGCAGCAGCGATTTGATACAACGAATCGTGCATGGCGCAAGGCTAGCCTGGCCACCATGCGAGGATTCCTCACTGTCAGCAGTGTTTACTCAACGATAAACACCAGCATCCGAATCGGTGCCATCGTGTTCGCTATTTATGCAGCACAGCATAATATCGTTTCGGTCGCAGCGGTGTACTTAATCATTACCTACACTAGCAGTGTCGCCCGTGAGCTGTGGAATATGAATAGTATTATGCGCAATTATAACCGTATCATTGGTGACGCCCATGAGATGGTCGAGATATTACACACACCAACATCACTTGTTGATAAGAGTGATAAAAAGCTTCATGTTGATCGCGGTGTCATTGATTTTGATGCCGTGACCTTTACGCATGACGAAGGCAAGGGGGCGATGCTATTTCGCAACTTTTCACTGCATATTACACCAGGCGAAAAAGTCGGGCTGGTTGGTTCTAGTGGTTCGGGCAAGACGACTCTGACGAAATTACTGCTGAGATTTGCCGACATTGACTCGGGCACAATCACGATTGACGGGCAGGATATTGCCGAGGTTACACAATCCAGCCTCCGTTCGCAGATCGCTTACGTGCCACAAGAGCCGCTACTATTTCACCGTTCGGTGCGCGAGAACATTGCCTACGGCAAGGCTAATGCCACCGACGCTGAGATTGAACAGGCAGCCAAAAAGGCGGGGGCTTATGATTTTATCATCAAGCTGCAGGATGGTTTTGACACACTGGTTGGTGAGCGCGGCGTCAAGTTGTCGGGTGGACAGCGCCAGCGCATCGCTATCGCTCGAGCCATCGTGAAAGATGCGCCAATCTTAGTCCTCGACGAGGCGACCTCGGCGCTTGATTCTGAGTCAGAAGTTCTGATCCAAAAATCGCTCAAGACGCTGATGAAAAACCGTACCTCAATCGTCATCGCTCATCGACTTTCAACGATTGCAAAGCTTGATCGAATCATCGTGATGCATGATGGCAAGATAGTCGAGGATGGATCGCATGACCAGCTCCTTAAGCACGGCGGCCACTACGCGAAACTGTGGCAGCATCAATCTGGCGGCTTTATTGACGCCTAA
- the tuf gene encoding elongation factor Tu, whose translation MADAFDRSKPHVNVGTMGHVDHGKTTLTAAITAVLAKRLPSAVNKPVAYDQIDNAPEERQRGITIASSHQEYESPNRHYAHVDMPGHADYVKNMITGAAQVDGAILVIAATDGPMPQTREHVLLAKQVGVPKIVVFLNKMDMADADMVELIEEEVRELLAKNGFDENAPIIKGSALKALEGDEKYEDAIMELVDAMDSYIPEPPRDMDKPFIMPIEDVFSIKGRGTVATGRIEQGVVKLNDEVEIVGIRPTQKSVVTGIEAFKKSLDQGQAGDNAGVLLRGIERSDIERGQVLAKPGTITPHTEFEAEVYILKKEEGGRHTPFSKGYKPQFYFRTTDVTGEVELPADKEMVMPGDTVTFKVKLLAPIAMEQGLNFAIREGGRTVGAGVVTKINK comes from the coding sequence ATGGCAGATGCATTTGACCGAAGCAAGCCGCACGTTAACGTGGGTACAATGGGCCACGTTGACCACGGTAAGACGACACTGACCGCCGCAATTACGGCAGTGCTCGCAAAGCGCCTCCCAAGCGCAGTGAACAAGCCAGTTGCGTACGACCAGATCGATAACGCACCAGAAGAGCGCCAGCGTGGTATTACTATCGCCAGCTCACACCAAGAATACGAGTCACCGAACCGTCACTACGCGCACGTTGATATGCCAGGCCACGCTGACTACGTCAAGAACATGATCACCGGTGCTGCCCAGGTTGATGGCGCGATCCTCGTGATTGCTGCAACCGACGGTCCGATGCCGCAAACCCGCGAGCACGTGCTGCTGGCAAAGCAGGTTGGCGTGCCAAAGATCGTTGTCTTCCTCAACAAGATGGACATGGCTGACGCAGATATGGTCGAGCTGATCGAAGAAGAAGTTCGTGAGCTGCTTGCTAAGAACGGCTTTGACGAGAATGCTCCAATTATCAAGGGTTCGGCTCTTAAGGCATTGGAGGGCGATGAGAAGTACGAAGACGCCATCATGGAGCTGGTTGATGCTATGGATAGCTATATCCCAGAGCCACCACGTGACATGGACAAGCCATTCATTATGCCAATTGAGGACGTCTTCTCGATCAAGGGTCGCGGTACTGTGGCAACTGGTCGTATCGAGCAGGGTGTTGTTAAGCTGAACGACGAGGTTGAAATCGTTGGTATCCGCCCAACTCAGAAATCAGTAGTCACTGGTATTGAGGCGTTTAAGAAGTCTCTGGATCAGGGTCAAGCAGGTGACAATGCCGGCGTTTTGCTACGCGGTATTGAGCGCAGCGACATTGAGCGCGGTCAGGTTTTGGCTAAGCCAGGTACGATTACACCACACACCGAGTTTGAAGCTGAGGTGTACATCCTGAAGAAGGAAGAAGGCGGTCGCCACACTCCATTCTCCAAGGGTTACAAGCCACAGTTCTACTTCCGCACCACTGACGTGACGGGTGAAGTTGAGCTGCCAGCTGACAAAGAAATGGTCATGCCAGGCGACACCGTAACCTTCAAGGTTAAGTTGCTCGCCCCAATCGCTATGGAGCAAGGTTTGAACTTTGCCATCCGCGAAGGTGGCCGTACCGTTGGTGCTGGTGTGGTGACAAAGATTAACAAATAG
- the tgt gene encoding tRNA guanosine(34) transglycosylase Tgt — translation MKPFSFEITSRLDDTLARTGIIHTPHGDIKTPAFIVVGTKANVKAMVPEMVADVSAQAVLANAYHLYLQPGHELIEKAGYLGKFMHWDGPTFTDSGGFQVLSLGSGFKKVLAMSTDVDEEIAIAKKSSRHAWVDENGVMFKSHLDGSYHKFTPELSMQIQSGIGADITFAFDELTSLIDPYDYQVEALARTHAWAERSLAEVKRLREARPDKPYQALFGVLQGANYEDLRKQTAAFLGAMDFDGYGIGGALEKETMAQTIQWVNQILPENKPRHLLGISEPDDIFAAIEQGIDTFDCVSPTRVARNGAAYTPFGRANVRGRKYREMFEPIMEDCDCYTCRHYTAAYLCHLLHARESLAGTLLSIHNERFIVKLVDDIRASLEDGTFYEFREEFLATYYRR, via the coding sequence ATGAAACCGTTTTCTTTTGAGATCACTTCTAGGCTTGACGACACGCTGGCGCGCACTGGCATTATTCACACGCCGCACGGGGATATTAAAACGCCGGCGTTTATCGTGGTTGGAACTAAGGCTAATGTCAAGGCGATGGTGCCAGAAATGGTGGCGGATGTCAGCGCGCAGGCAGTGCTGGCAAATGCCTATCATCTATATTTGCAGCCGGGTCATGAACTGATTGAAAAGGCTGGTTATTTGGGCAAGTTTATGCACTGGGATGGGCCGACGTTCACTGATAGCGGCGGCTTTCAGGTGCTGAGTCTGGGTTCGGGCTTTAAGAAAGTACTGGCGATGAGTACTGATGTCGATGAGGAAATTGCCATCGCTAAAAAATCGTCGCGCCACGCTTGGGTGGACGAAAACGGCGTAATGTTCAAATCGCATCTGGACGGCTCGTACCATAAATTTACGCCGGAATTATCCATGCAAATTCAGTCGGGCATTGGTGCGGATATTACCTTCGCCTTTGACGAACTGACCTCGCTGATTGATCCGTATGACTATCAAGTCGAGGCCTTGGCGCGAACGCATGCCTGGGCGGAGCGGAGTTTAGCGGAGGTTAAGCGCCTCCGTGAAGCTCGTCCCGACAAGCCGTATCAAGCGTTGTTTGGCGTGCTGCAGGGTGCGAATTATGAAGATTTACGCAAGCAAACGGCTGCGTTTTTAGGTGCGATGGATTTTGACGGCTATGGTATCGGCGGTGCGCTGGAAAAGGAAACTATGGCCCAGACGATTCAGTGGGTCAATCAAATCTTGCCCGAGAACAAGCCGCGGCATTTACTCGGCATTTCTGAGCCGGACGACATCTTTGCGGCAATTGAGCAGGGAATCGACACCTTTGACTGTGTCAGCCCAACGCGCGTGGCCAGAAACGGTGCCGCCTATACGCCATTTGGCCGGGCTAATGTCCGCGGGAGAAAATACCGCGAAATGTTTGAGCCAATTATGGAAGATTGCGACTGCTATACGTGCCGCCACTACACCGCCGCCTATCTCTGTCATCTGCTACACGCCCGCGAATCTCTGGCTGGCACGCTATTATCAATCCATAACGAGCGATTTATCGTTAAACTGGTTGATGATATCCGCGCCAGCCTAGAGGATGGGACATTTTACGAGTTTCGTGAAGAGTTTTTGGCGACGTACTATCGCCGCTAA
- a CDS encoding peptide deformylase, whose protein sequence is MKREIVNFFTEGGRKILTQEAVPVKHEDIGSDHVQQTIDDMLETLRSQGPRGVGIAANQIGSDLAIFIIDVRPPEDAKVEPFRLVAINPKIVEYSGEPVKSLNPEGCLSGVTGDSETTPMGFTTRYPEVTLRWTDEQGETHEQAFDSMYAWVIQHETDHLNGIFFTDRIKSGPRTEKAALAELAIRRASTNSTQE, encoded by the coding sequence ATGAAACGCGAAATTGTAAATTTTTTTACTGAAGGTGGCCGTAAAATACTAACGCAAGAAGCCGTACCCGTCAAACATGAGGACATAGGGAGCGATCATGTGCAACAGACCATAGACGATATGCTCGAGACGCTGCGTTCACAGGGTCCCAGAGGCGTAGGTATCGCCGCTAATCAAATTGGGAGCGATCTCGCAATCTTTATCATTGATGTGCGGCCGCCTGAGGATGCCAAAGTCGAGCCATTTCGGCTCGTGGCAATTAACCCCAAGATCGTTGAATACAGCGGTGAACCTGTGAAGAGCTTGAATCCAGAGGGCTGCCTGAGCGGAGTGACGGGTGATTCTGAAACGACACCAATGGGTTTTACCACGCGTTACCCTGAGGTTACGTTGCGCTGGACAGATGAGCAGGGCGAGACGCATGAACAGGCCTTTGATAGTATGTATGCTTGGGTTATCCAGCACGAAACAGATCATTTGAACGGTATCTTTTTTACAGACAGAATAAAAAGTGGGCCGCGGACAGAGAAGGCCGCCCTGGCTGAGTTGGCGATCCGCAGAGCGTCAACTAACAGTACTCAGGAATGA
- a CDS encoding 1,4-alpha-glucan-branching enzyme yields MSKKTLVELDPWLAPHGPIIKSREAYVSSTLRRVLDGKSPADFALGFHHFGLHQTAAGWTFREWAPNATRIVMVGEFSDWQEREEFTLQPGAHGEWSIDLPKDALHHGQSYKLRVYWPNGDGWRLPSYATYVVQDDDSVDFSAVIWQPDEPYRWQHDIPPVPNVPLIYEAHVGMSSEEEKVATFNEFTAGVLPRIKQAGYNTIQLMAIAEHPYYGSFGYHVSNFFAVSSRFGTPDDFKRLVDTAHGLGLRVIIDIVHAHAAKNEVEGLGNFAGSLTQYFKALDHPAWDSRLFDYGKPEVLHFLASNCRWWLDEYHVDGFRFDGVTSMLYHDHGLGKSFTSYDDYFTDDVDKDTLVYLRLANDVIHAVRPDATTIAEEMSGLPGLAAPTEHGGLGFDYRLAMGAPDLWIKTLKEKRDEDWDLGELVHTLSSHRPEEKVITYAESHDQALVGDKTLIFRLIDKAMYWHMDKANPDLTVERGVALHKLIRLMTAGLHGGGYLNFMGNEFGHPEWIDFPRQGNHWSFKHARRQWSLRDNGFLKYQWLGEFDASLMKLIKTVDDSGIHYLTVRQHDHVVSFIRGDLLFIMNFSPNQSWTDYGVPAAAGSYSVILDSDDKQFGGQGRVNPNGRYFTTPHGNEHIIRVYIPTRSGLVLQKD; encoded by the coding sequence ATGAGCAAGAAAACGCTGGTTGAGCTTGATCCGTGGCTGGCGCCGCATGGACCTATCATCAAGTCACGTGAGGCTTATGTTTCGTCGACGCTACGGAGAGTGTTGGACGGCAAATCGCCGGCGGATTTTGCGCTAGGTTTTCATCATTTTGGCTTACATCAGACGGCGGCAGGCTGGACGTTTCGCGAATGGGCACCGAATGCTACGCGCATAGTGATGGTTGGCGAATTTTCCGATTGGCAGGAGCGTGAGGAATTTACCCTGCAGCCTGGTGCGCATGGTGAATGGAGCATTGATTTGCCGAAAGACGCGCTGCACCACGGCCAGAGCTATAAACTACGCGTCTATTGGCCAAATGGCGACGGATGGCGTCTACCATCATACGCCACCTATGTTGTTCAAGATGATGATTCGGTGGACTTTTCGGCTGTAATTTGGCAGCCTGATGAGCCATATCGGTGGCAGCATGACATTCCGCCTGTGCCAAACGTACCGCTAATCTATGAGGCCCATGTTGGTATGAGCAGCGAGGAGGAAAAGGTCGCCACTTTCAATGAATTTACCGCGGGCGTCCTACCGCGCATCAAACAAGCCGGCTACAACACCATCCAACTGATGGCCATCGCCGAGCACCCGTACTATGGCAGTTTCGGCTATCACGTCAGCAACTTTTTTGCGGTGTCATCACGGTTTGGCACGCCCGATGATTTCAAACGGCTGGTTGACACAGCACATGGTTTGGGGCTGCGCGTCATCATTGATATCGTCCATGCTCATGCCGCTAAAAATGAAGTCGAAGGCCTCGGTAATTTTGCGGGCAGCCTGACGCAGTATTTCAAAGCTCTCGACCATCCAGCGTGGGATTCGCGGCTGTTTGATTATGGTAAGCCGGAAGTACTGCACTTTTTGGCCAGCAATTGCCGCTGGTGGTTGGATGAATACCACGTTGACGGTTTTCGGTTTGATGGCGTGACCAGCATGCTATATCACGACCACGGTCTAGGCAAAAGTTTCACCAGCTATGATGATTATTTTACTGATGACGTCGACAAGGACACCCTGGTCTATCTCAGACTGGCAAATGACGTCATTCACGCTGTTCGCCCCGATGCCACGACCATTGCTGAGGAAATGAGCGGACTACCGGGCTTGGCGGCACCGACAGAACACGGCGGCCTAGGCTTTGATTATCGATTGGCGATGGGTGCGCCCGACCTCTGGATCAAGACATTGAAAGAAAAGCGCGATGAAGATTGGGATTTGGGCGAGCTGGTGCATACGCTGAGTTCGCACCGCCCAGAGGAAAAAGTCATCACGTACGCCGAAAGTCACGACCAGGCCTTGGTTGGCGACAAGACACTGATTTTTCGACTGATCGACAAAGCCATGTATTGGCACATGGACAAAGCCAACCCCGACCTGACAGTAGAGCGCGGCGTGGCGCTGCACAAACTAATTCGGCTAATGACCGCCGGACTGCACGGCGGCGGCTACCTTAATTTCATGGGCAATGAATTTGGACATCCCGAGTGGATCGACTTTCCGCGCCAGGGTAATCATTGGTCGTTCAAGCACGCTCGCAGACAATGGAGTTTACGCGACAATGGTTTTCTCAAATACCAATGGCTGGGCGAATTTGACGCGAGCCTGATGAAGCTCATTAAAACCGTTGACGACTCGGGCATTCACTACCTCACCGTTCGCCAACACGACCATGTGGTTAGTTTCATACGCGGCGATCTGCTGTTTATTATGAACTTCTCACCCAACCAGTCGTGGACGGATTACGGCGTGCCGGCGGCGGCTGGGTCATACAGCGTAATTTTGGACAGCGACGACAAGCAATTTGGCGGGCAGGGCCGGGTTAATCCTAACGGCCGCTACTTTACGACGCCACATGGCAACGAGCATATTATACGTGTATACATACCGACACGAAGTGGCCTCGTGCTACAAAAAGATTGA
- a CDS encoding NUDIX hydrolase — MSFEAKIHEAQTKILRELLFLPAANFATLQKASGLESDHIKFHIKRLVELGYVQKVDGGYCLSIKGKEYANKLDTDAGVIERQPKVAVMLVIERERNGEKQYLLQQRLKHPYYGFWGAPTGKVRWAESIVDAASRELTEETGLRGEFVHRGVYHECVRHAQTGEIIEDKIFHLMFCKVFSGKLAVQFEGGRNAWRTLDEMRDEPKKYKSFLREITACINGCGELTEIIYEYGNAEF, encoded by the coding sequence ATGAGTTTTGAAGCAAAGATCCATGAGGCACAGACGAAAATTTTGCGGGAATTGTTATTTTTGCCAGCGGCCAATTTCGCAACACTACAAAAAGCAAGCGGTCTGGAAAGCGATCATATTAAATTTCATATCAAACGGCTCGTTGAGCTAGGTTATGTGCAGAAAGTCGACGGCGGGTACTGTCTCTCGATCAAGGGCAAGGAGTACGCGAATAAGCTTGATACTGATGCCGGTGTTATTGAGCGGCAGCCAAAGGTGGCGGTTATGCTCGTTATCGAGCGTGAGCGTAATGGAGAAAAACAGTATTTATTGCAGCAGCGGCTCAAGCACCCCTACTATGGGTTTTGGGGTGCGCCTACTGGCAAAGTGCGGTGGGCCGAGTCAATCGTCGATGCGGCCTCGCGTGAATTGACGGAGGAGACGGGCTTACGGGGTGAATTTGTTCATCGCGGGGTGTACCATGAATGTGTGCGCCATGCGCAAACAGGTGAAATTATCGAAGATAAGATCTTTCACCTGATGTTTTGCAAGGTATTTTCAGGCAAATTGGCCGTACAGTTTGAGGGCGGCAGAAATGCCTGGCGTACGCTCGACGAGATGCGTGATGAGCCAAAAAAGTACAAGAGTTTTTTGCGAGAAATCACGGCGTGTATCAACGGGTGCGGCGAGTTGACTGAAATAATATATGAATATGGTAATGCGGAGTTCTAA